The genome window GCTAGTCTAGCCTCTAGTTAACTGTGAACAAGCCCTTTCTTTTCAGCGGCCTGAATCTCATTTATAAAGCAAAGGAACTGGATGCAATGTATCCGTATCTGAAACACTGCCTCCTTTTTAGGTAACCAATGTTGAACTGGTTACCTAAAAACACCACCTGGAGTGCTTGGCAAAGATAGACTGCCAGGCACCCCACACTGCCCAGCTCTCCAGATGATCTGGACACACAGCCATGCTTGAAGCGCTCAGCTAAGCGGCCTCAATGCCTTCCAGCCCTGCCTTTTCTTGAGTCCTCAAGCTGCCAGCCCAATAAACACCAGCCGCATCCCAGGCACGGTGGCAGAGAGGCTGGCTGCAGAGCCGGCATAGGAAGAAGCGGTTTGTCAAAGACGGGACCAGGACTGGGCTACTTTCCCTTGtctcctccctctcttttctccctatctttcccagcttccctgTGTTCCTGGAGAAACACACAGTCTTCTGGGCCCACAAAAGTACGGCTGGAAAAGAAGCTGCTGGCACAGAGCTACACTCGAAGGCCCACAGAGAAGACAGttgttcaaggtcacaaagcCAGTTAGAGTCTGGCTCTTAGCTCCCCTTCCTAGAGGGTCTCCCTGCTCCcgagagcccaggagctgcctctcctccactgccctccccatccccccatcccAGGTTCCTGGCCTTCATTCTCAACTTGGAAGCAGAATACGATCTTGGCCCCTTGGAGAACGCCCAGCTGGACTCTGCTCTGTGTGGTGGGTGAGAAGGACTCAAGATGCTTGACAGTTACCCACTTTGGAAAGGCTGGTGGGTCTGGCAACCGAGCAATCACAGGCCCAGTACTCAGCGGTGCCAGCCTCTGCTTCAGGCCACACCCCACAGCTCAGCTGCTCTGCCCAGCTGAGGCCCCACCACCCTGTGGGTTTCTGGGTGCCACTGGTGGCACCCCGGGGAGTCACACCCTCAGGTACAGAGCTTGACAGCCCTCGTCACCAGGGATTCCAGAAGGGGAAGAACTGGCCCGGTTGGCTGGGGCGTGCCCGAGGCTGGGGCGGGTGCCTTTCCTCTCCGAAGCCACGGGGACTGGTCACACTACCCCAGCACCCCACACTGCCAACCTGGGGATGTCTCTCCCACCCCAGTGCCCACCTTCAACCACCAGTTGCCTCTTTAGCCCCATCAGATTGTTTATTAAGCCCTCAAGCTGGAAAAACCTGCCCTGCTTCCCCTACACAAATGATTCCATTGTACACGCCTGCCTTCATGGAAGGACAGCCTACACCAGGACATACCCCTCATCCAACCTCTTCCAAGGTGCTCCAGCCTCCCTTGAGCGCTCCCCGGACTGACGCCAGCAGGCTTGGGGCTTAGTGTGTGCCATGctggtgtgtgtgtatcaaaGCTATGAAGTAGGCGCTATCTTCTCCATCTTACAGAGGCAGAGAGAACGTAAGGAACTTGCCCCAAGGGTCATACAGCTAGTCAGCAACAAAGCCAAAAAGCGAACTGGGGGAGTCAAGATGCAGGGTACACTTTGAACTAGTTCCACCACAATTAATCTCATCAGGCCATGGGGCCAATAGCTACTTGCTGCTTGTTCTGCCCTTTCTCTGCCTGCAGGGCCCCCATTTACACGGGCTGCACTGGGCCAAAAGCAGCCCAGGCGGGGGTGATGGCAGTGACATCAATCTACACTGCAGCAGCGGGTGGGCTGTGTCTGCCCAAAGGAAGGCATCTCTTTCTATCTCACCTGTCAAGTTGCGTGTCCTCAGGGATCCCACAGAGAGCATGTTTTCCGAATGTGTACCAAAGTGCCACACGGGCTAGCAGGGGCTCGCTCTGTGTATACGGAcccacccactcccaccccaccttGAGACCTGGGGCCTCCTCAAGCAGGCTGTGCCTGCCCCTCCGCTGAGCTGTGGTATCTTGAGGACAGGCGTGTCCAGCCTCCCTTCCCCATAAACCGAGCCCTCTCCCCCAGATCCCCTGGGCCTGGCCCCCCATCTCAAGGAGGGTGTCTTGGGCATAGGCTGGAAAGTAACGCCCTTCTCACCTGCAAACTCATTGAAATGGTTGCCAATGTCAAAAGCTTGGTAGTTGTAGCCAGCATATTCATAGTCGATGAACCGTACATGACCTGTGAGGcagaggagaggcagggagggttGGCTCCAGAGCTGGACACAGGGCTTAGTCAGGCTCTTACGGACTCAGGAGTGCCCCCGCCGATGCTCACGGGCTCTGCAGCAACCCAGCCTAACTCAGCGTCTCAGTGGCCATCTTCTGAGCTGCTTCCTTCCGTCTGTCCATTTGCCCAGCTCCAGCTCCCCCTCTCACCCAGCTGGGCCCTCAGCCGAGGACCAGAAAATAAGGCTAAGGCCCCTGTGGGGGTGAAGCTGTTGTCAGGAACTCAGGGAGGTCGCTCTCCATGAAGGCTCAGGGCAGCCAGGATCATCCTCACTGTCGGGGAGAACAGCTCCACAAGCCGTAATTTTGAGTTCTTTCGTGGTAAAGTTTTCTAACCCGGAATTTGTTTCTTTCTCACTTCTCTCCTACAGATCAACTTGAGACCTACAGCAGACGGTCTCCCCTTGCTTGCCCAGCACCCGCCTGAGGAGCGACACCCCAAGCTGCTGAGCCCAGCACCCGCCTGGGGAGCGACACCCCAAGCTGCCGATGGGGCCGCCGCAGCCCTGCCGCCCCTGGGCTGGGACGCGGTACCTTTGCTGCTGTCATAGATGATGTTTTTGCAGAGCAGGTCGTTGTGACAAAACACCACCGGGGAGTCCAGCTGAGGCAGGTGCTCCTTCAGCCAGGCCAGCTCCCGTTCCAGCACGCCAACCTCAGGGACGTCCGCGGACAGGCTGCGCAGCGGCAAGAAAGGCAGCCGGTGAGGGGCGGAGAGCGCGCGGGCCCAGCCTCAGGTGCCCCGGGCCTGGCCCCGCCTCTCACTGCACAGGGACCCTGCACAAGCCCCCACTTTAGTCGCGTGTAAAAGGGCACCAACGCTTTCCTGTCCTTCTGACTTCCTGTGGTTACTCCGTGAAGCTGTTTAACACATGGGCACGGAAGCACTTGGCGAAGCATGCAAGTCCCTGACTGAACAGCGTCCTGCTTCTTCATGAAAGGCAGCAGAAGATAGGGCAGAGGCTCAGGAGGTGTCAGGGAGGAGAGAAATGAACGTCCAAACCCAGTTATCCCAGAAGGGAGAAGGGCGGCAGGGGAGGGGTGCACACAGACCTCCTCAGAACAGTGCCGAGGGGGAGATGCAGCTCTCTCAAAGAAGAGCCCGGAACTCCTCCCGTGGGCGAGGGATGGAGCCCTGGAGGTGGCTGGAGCCCCGGGGCCCTCTTGAGCAGGCAGAGGGGCGTCCGGGTGAGTctccctcctgccctggcagCTGCTGACATGGTCGGAAAGGACCCGAGACCATTCTGACCAGCTTCCCACTGAACAGAGAGACCACTCGGGTCCAAACaagaaagccaaaaaaaaaaatgcttcttagTCCCACGTCTACAAGGCCAAGGGAATACTAATGCCTTTCAATAGAAAAACACTTCTCTTGTGCCTCAGTAACTCACCTCCTCCCGCTTGAACTGGGGGTGTGTGACCCTGCCCCGGCCCCCTGCGTGTGTGAGGGCAAGTCCAGAGCAGGAGTGAAGATGCGTATCTGTGGATGCACGACCCACCTGTCCCTCAGCCCACCCAACCCTGCGGCCCACGGGAAGTACTTCCGCTAAAGGCACATGTCGATGAATGAATGAGCAGGTCAGTCAACGATGCTCTCAGAGGCCGTGGGGAAGCTGATGTGGGTGTTCTCTGCACCAATGCCCTGAACTTTGGTCCTGCGAAGCACACAGGTCTGTGTACACTGCAAAACCAAATAGTTAGTGGAGCCTTTCCACACCTagcctcctcccctccacccacTGCTGGCTCTGGGGCTTTATCTCCACTCATGTGACTCCTATTTGCTTTCTTGTCCAGGGCAGCGGGGATACGTGCAGGAGGCTGAGAATGAGACATGTCCTCGTTGATTCTGCCACAGGATGCCCCACTGGCCCTCACCCAGCCCAGAAGCCAGAATGCAGGGTAGAGTATTCAGCGGCTGAGGCACCTTCACACGGCCCTGTAACAGGGCGAGCAGGAGGCTCCCCCCAAGGCTTTGAGAGGGTCAGAGCGAAAGAGCATCTGAGGCCTCCAGTCTAGCTCCAGGGGGAAACGGAGGTTCAAGGCAGAGgcttcctcccacctccagaGTCTTACACACCTGGACACTCTACTCCCTCACGTAAGGACAGCAGTCCTTGGCATGTCCAAGAATCCAAACCCAAGCCGAGCCTCTGCCCTGGTGAGGTGTCAGCGGCCCTCAGGCTCTGCACCGCCCACTGGAGTCTGCGGGTCTGTTAGGGGCCGGGTTGGGGGGCCGCCCCTCACTCTCACAGGAACGTCTCTGTGTCGACAGGTCTGTGCAAGGTGCATTTCAATCTTGCCTTTTCTTAGAGGCTCCCTTTTCTTTCCAGATTCCTTCCCGCCTCCCGCCTTGAACTGACCATCCAAAGATAAGAATCAGGTTTGCCCAGGTCTTAGCCTGAGAAACCTGTCTCTGCCATCCACGATGTCTGCCACCCAGGCCCTGACCCCTGTCTGACCCTTCCACTAGCCACCCCAAGGCCATGCTGCTCATTATAACTGTGGGAGCAACCCAGACCTTCCACCTCTGTGGGCTGCCCTGCTTCCCTCCGCTGAGCTCTGGAAAGATCGCCAGCTTTGCTGCCTTCAGCGCTTATGTCTCTCAAGGCTGAGCGGATGGCAGAGCCTTACTGCCAGGTCACAGAAATTCCCACACCCTGAGCAGACAGCTCCTCCGACTCCTCTGTCCCTCAGAGGCAGTGGGAGGGGGTGACGGGCTGGGGGTCCCCTCAGGGAAACCTGGCCATGTCCACCTAGCTCTCAGATCCAGGTGCGCTGGCGGGGGCGGGGCACTGtctccctggagaaaggactTTCTAAGTGTTCACACGTACGTACCAGTCAACCCGTGTGCACCGCCTCCTGATGCCCCCTGAGCAGTGATCAGCCCCTGTGCCCGCCACGCTGGGCCCCTCCAGGCCCCCACCCAGCACCAGACCACCCTGCCCATCCCGCCAGGCCTGCCTCGTCCCCCGTCCTCCATCTCCCCGGGAAGCTGCCATGGCAATGTTCCTCGGAAGGCGGCTCCCTGATCCCCCGCCCAGATCACCTGGGGAGCCTGTCAACGTGCAGATTCCCAGGGTCTCATGTAAGACCTCCCAATCGACCTCCAGGGTTAGGCTCGGAATCTACGTGTTGCAAGAACCCAGGGGGAACCTCGTGCTCCAGCTTAGGGACCCTAGGCTTAGATGTTGCCCATCAGATTATAACACTCCCCcaactggcctccctgcctcaaAGCCCCCAACTCCTACCCACGTCTGCCCTTTACAGTGAGCTCCTTACAAGGTGAAGGTGGCTAACACCTTCACGGTGACTCTCCACTGCCTGCTAAATTAATCTGGGCTCCTTTACCCGCCATGAAGGCCCCTCACAATCTAGCTCCAACTCCCCTCTGCAGTCCCGTCTCCCATgacctgcccccagtccctcctaaGACTGGCTCCCGCCACCTCATCCACTCATCACCCGTAAACAAGCCTCTCTTCCAGCCAGAGGCCTCCCTTCTCatgtttgccatctgcctctgccaAGAAGACGTTCCCCGGTGCCCCCTCTCACGCGTACCCTCTCCTGCTCACATACCCTGCACAGGCGGGTCCTATCTACATGGATGATTtctaagctccttgagggcagggccaCTTCACCCTCAAGTATTTTTATTGTTCTAAAGCCCAATCAGTGTTTGTGAGATGAACCCGAAGTCAGGGTTATTAGGCAACAATGGGAACGCAAGTGCTTTGTCTCATCCAAGTAACTGTCCATTGCTGTCCTGCTTGCGGCAGGTTAGATAGACTATGGCAGGACCCATCCCCTCAAAAGGCTCAACTTAAGCAGCTtgatttgtccaaggtcaaaGGTGTGATGAGAGATAAGGAAGTCGGCCAGCTCTTCTTCAAAGAGCATGCCCCTCTCAACAAGGTCACCCTCTTAAGATTACACAGTGACAGTACAGTCAAAAGAAGCTGCAGGAACAAGAGTCGCGCCTGAGCACCGAGCCTGGGCTCCAGTCCTTGAGCCGCCATTGATCAGGTGGGCAAGCCCATctctcctctgggcctcagttttcccatctgtcgAGTGAAAGTGGGAGGCTGGCTGATCAGAGGGTCTGGCTCTCTGTGTGCTGCTCAAGTCCTAGAACAAGTCCTAGGCCCCTCCTAGAGGGAAGGCAGTCCTTGTCCCAGAGACACTGACATGGCAGGTCTGAACACAGGCCGTCCGCGACAAACAGTTCCCACGTGGTGCTTAAAAGGCAGTGAGAGGGAGGATCCTGATAAAgtcgtgagtgtgtgtgtgtgacagacgCATCCTCGGGATGGTTACTTACTGTCCTATCTTAGAAGGGACAAGATGCCCTTCCATCAGACCTCTTCTGTACCCTGCCCCTATGAACATTTGGAAAAGAGTGATGCTCAACCCCAGTGGGGAACATGGAGAGATCGGAGACGCACTATGGTCTTTTGTGGGGgcagggatgctgctgctgctaagtggcttcagtcctgtccaaccctgtgcaaccccaaagacggcagcccaccaggctcccccgtccctgggattctccaggcaagaacactggagtgggttgccatttccttctccaatgcatgaaagggaaaggtgaaagtgaagtcactcagtcatgtccgacttctaatgaccccatggactgcagcctaccaggctcctccatccatgggattttccaggcaagagtactggagtggggtgccattgccttttctggggGAAGGGATGACTTCAGTCTTTTCTGCACCCTTTTCTTAGCAGTCAAGGGCAGGCTGGGGAATCAGGGATCTGAAGGCTAGAAGGATCTCGGGTTGCTGGCCAGAGAGCATCAGGAAAGGTCCAGAGTACTGCATCTTACCCAGGAAAAGGCAATGTCAGGAGGGGCAGAGCGTGCCCTCCCTGGGAAGAGCAGTGAGGTAGCAACAGCTGTCAGTTTGAACAAGGTGGAGGACCGGGGTCCTGGAGCTGTGTGGGGGCAAGAGGCATCCGGGCAAGCAGCAGGAATCTTGACATCCTAAGGGCTTGTCAGCTGGTGAGCTGAGCCCCACACTGTTCTCTCAAGAGAGCCAGGCCATCGCTTCTCAGGGCTCGGAGCCAGCTCAGGGGAAAAGGGCCCTACAGAAAGAAGAGCCCTGCCTCAGACTAGCCCTGGGACCCCAGGAAAAGCCTCGTCTCTGAGCTCAGTGTCCTTCAAGCGAAACGGGGAAATGTCCTCACCCCTAGTACCTGCCATAACCAAAGACTGAAGAAGAAATAAGCTCATAAGGACAAAACTGCAGGAACAAGTTCCTGAGATTTCACGCACTGGCCGCACTCTGCGTGGAGAGAGAGGCCCAAGAATCGGGACTGAAGCTAAACCTTCTGTCgggcaggctgggctgggggccacGCTAAGGCGGCAGCGACAGCGGAAGCCTCGGGCTCTCTGAGATCCTCGTACCTGGGGTTGATCTCGTTCTTCACGAGGGCGAAGTAACTGTGTATCTTGTGCCAGAGGGTGGGCTTAGGCAGGCTGCCGTTGGCATGGATGGTGTGAATCTTGGCCATTTCTAAGGCGATCAGCCTGCAGCGGAAAGGGAGAGCAGTCTGAGAGTGGGGCCAGTGTGGGACTGTCACAAGTCAGAAGCTCTCGGTCCTGCAGAAGGAAGGCCTCGGGACCTTCAGGACCTGAAAGCGGTAAGGCCTTCAGCCCCGCAGCTCCCCTTCCTGAACAGAGCTGGGACAGCATCAGGAAGCGAAAGGGCAAAGCAGTGGGCTGTTGCCACAGGTCAAGGACCTTGCCCCACCACAAGGTTGAGTAACCACAGCAAACCCCGAGGACAGAGGGGTCACCTGGGCATGGGGGCGGAACCCCTcccaccgccccgccccgcgcatCTGCACTCAGACCCACGCATCAGAGTGAGGTAGAGGCCCGGCCCCAAGGAATCGGGGGTGGTGATGCCAGGTGGAGGAGCAACACGCATCTCCCATCAGCCTGGCCGAGGCGGGGAAGGGGGGCAGGCTGGCCCTGGGCAGCCCCACTTCCGCAGCAAGGAGGCGATGCTGCGGCTGGGTGCCAAGGACGCAGAACAAACCAGCGTTCTATTTCCAAGTTCTCCCGTGGACATTATCCAAGGTCCCAGGAGGGAAgcagggggtggtgggaggggagaaAGCAGAGCTGGGGAGGTTGCTGGGAGAGGGCGGGAGTGGACAGAGGACGGGGCGCTCAGAGAGGGGAGGCCCTGATAAGGAGCCCAGCGTCTGAGGTCCGCGCCCCcgcaggctcccccaccccctgccagctccccctcctgcagccccacccccacccagctgtGAGCCTCCAACATTCAAGCTTCCTTCGCCCCTGTCTGCTGCTCAAATAATAATCACTGGGAAAGACAACAAGGGCATTGGCTGTTTGAAACCTTGTTACTAACTTGTTCTAGGGACAACCCCTCCACTCGCCAGGTCCTGGCAAGGAGCAGCCATCACCCACCAGGAGAGCCGGGCAGACTAGGGGCTGCCCCAGAAGCCCCCAAGGCTCTCACCTTTAAAGGGTGGAGAGGCAGGAGGCGTGGTAGCAACCAAGTGGGTGAGAGAGGAAGCCTGTCCTCTCAGGGGCGAGAGGCCCTAGGGCAGGAGTGGGCCGCCAGGGCTTGGGCAAGGCGGGGACACAGACCTGGAACCCCGGGCTCCCCTACTCCAGGGAAGATTCCTAAGCAAAGAGCCTAAACAGAGCGTTTCCTTGAATAACAACAGGGTTGTTGTCTGGAATAGCAAAGACAGTAACCTCAACACAGCATTCTTATGCTGCAGAGCATGGAAGCATCACCCAGAGGTTGGGAGGTGAGGTTCAGGGACACCCGGGGAAGTAGCTCCTGCGCGTCCCCCCTGCCTTTCCCCCAGAGATCCACCTTCACCAGAAGGACAATGGTCCGTCCTGGGAATCATCGAGGAAGCACCTGCTTCCTGTCTCTATCCCAAGTTCTGACTCTTCCCTAAGGGTAAAGTTCTTATCAAACCTAGACCCATCTGCAATATTCCTGACAGTGCTAACTGTTTCCACGGGAGGATGCCGGGCAGTATCCGTGGGAGAACAGGGGTGGGGAGGTTCTGTGAGCTTCTTGACACAAGGCTGAGGGGGAGCTGGGGGGGACTATGGGAGGATGGTCAGGATGGGGTCTGCCCCGCTTCAACCCACTCTGACCTCACGTCTCCAGCTGGGTGCATGTGGACCTGTCACCTGCAGCCTGAGAAGACCCTCTCACAGGGGTGCACGCTCCATCcttacccccacccccgccacacaCAACTGCACGTGAATATCCTGGGGCCAACCAGCCCGAAAGGCAGGGCTCTCAGAGTCCCTTCTTCCAGGTCCCCAGAGGGCCTGCTAGGGCTTCGCTGCAGATGAGGCAGGGGCACTAACTAACTCGGCGTTAGCTGGGCGACCTCAGCTGACGGAGCAAAGATGCTTCTTGGTCTACTCCCCAAGTGGGCTTTCCTGTTTCCCCTCAAGAGCTGAAAAGCTTCTTCCCCTTAGGTGGGACAGGACAGACCCCACGGCTCTCAGGCAGACCCCTGTGCTGCTGTCGGGGGTGTCTGGGGTAAATTTCAGCCTGCCTCAAGCCTCCCTGTGGTCTGAGTGCCCTGCCCGTGGGCGTGGCAAGAAGGAGAATCCTGCCCGACCTCCCTGCCCAGCATGGTaagaagagagcatcagagggctcTTCTTTCGTTCTCCCCCTTCCAGACCCCCAACAGAGGCATCCACAGGTTAAGTCTAGTTCCTGGGTCCTACACATCCAGGCACTGAATAGGAGGTGATCCCTAAGGGGTGTAGGTCCTTAGGAGTCTCTGGAAGGAAGCCTCAGCAGTCTCCCAGCCTGGGCTCCCACCCTGTCAGGAAGAACAGAAAGAGCTCGCATGGGAGAGggctggcaccttctgggcggggACAGCCATGCTCAGCGCGGGTAAGGCCCGTTCTCCAGGAGGCCCTGGGCTCTTGGCAGGAGGGGGTAAGCAGGGAACCTTGAGCGCTCTGGAGATTTGGCTCAGATTTCACTTCCAAGGCTGCGAGATGTTTCCAGGTCAGAtgtggggtgggcagagggctgAGGCATGGGCCAGGAAGCAGATCCCCTTTGGTTTCACACACCCTTTTAGCTGACCTCACTAAATATCGAGACAAAACGACAGCTGCTCTCCACAGAGCAAGGcatataagcacacacacatgtttcaTGCAATTTCAAGGAGTTCATAGATCCTAAGACTCTTTCACGGACTCcgctccaccagggaagctggccaATGACTTGAAAGCCTAAGGCCTGTGGAATCCTGGAGATGAACAGTACCCCGGGCGCCCTCCTCACCTGAAGAGCCGGGGCTCACGGATGTGCTCTGGCCCCAGGGCCACGCCCCTCATGTACTCATAACACAGACCATTCTGGAAGGTGCAGTAGAGTTTCGGGGCACAGCCGTGAGCCCGCAGCAGCTGGAAGTTCCGGACCTCGCTCTCGCGGTCCACCAGCAGCTCCGTCCGCTCCCCGTAGACTCGGACCAGCACACAGTCCCGCATGTCCTCCTCCACGTAGCAGGCCACCAGCTTGTTGGTGATGCCGTCAGTGAAGCGCTGGCAcaggagagggcagtgcaggggcACGTGGGGCAGGCCAGGCGCCCCGTGCTGCCCCAGCTCCAGCACGCGCTGCTGGTTTGAATGCTGAGCGTAATCACACAGCACCGGCATCTTTTAGCCCTCTCATTTAGTGAAGAGCTCAGCACTGTTCCTAACCCTCCACCCTTTCCCAACGCTTGAGACAGACCAGAGAGTTCAAGAAAGAAGCAAGAGCTTGGGCTCAGCCCAGACACACTTCTCCTGGGTCTGCCTCTGGTGAATGGGATTTGGAGGCTGAAGAATTTTCACACCACTTGGTGGGTAGAAgcctgcccccccccaccccctacccccaggtCCCATCAGGCCCTAAAGGAAACCTCTATGGGCCAGAGTGCCACAGAGGGGGCAGGGTGTGGCCTAGGACAGGGGCAGCCTGACCTTACTTGCCTCTCATCACTCTGCCTGCCAGACCGAGGGCCCCTTGCCATCCCTCTTGCCCCACCCAGCGGCAGCGTTACAGGAGGGTACTGAGATTGGCACCCACCCCAGGGCCAGGTGGCCACAGCTCCTTGTGGCCAGGAGAGACAGAAGGTCCTGGGCTGGGAGAGCAGGCTCTCTGAGCAGGGTGACGACGGGGAGTGAACCACGGAGTTTATGGGGTACAGAGTGAGAGGGCTGGAAGGGGCCTCAGGGGACATCTGAAGCAAGAAAAGGTGGGGGAGCTGAGGCGCAGAGAGTGGAGGGACTGGAAAGCAGCATGTTAGGCCGGAGCTGGAACTAACCTCAGGCCTGCCTGATGGCCTGACAGTTTTAAAGCAAGGCGGCCTTTTGCTGTAGAAAGGTTACCCCTCCCCCTCTCCGAAAGGGTCTGTAAGCCTTCCCAggccctgaacccccctctccccGCCAGCAGCCCCACCAGCGCAGCGCCCCTGCCGCTCCAGCAAGAGCCGCAGGTGCCCACTCAAGGCAGCAGCCCCCACAGGCAGCTCCCGGAGGGGCTGGGGCAGCTGAGGACCCTCTACCGAGGTCTGCTGGGGAGTCAGCCTGGGGCTGCTCAGGGAGAGACTCTGCCCGCGTCTGTGTCCCTACGCCTGTGCCCAGCGGAGCAGGGAGGTGCCCTGGGTAGGGGGTGTTGAGCCAGAGCTCAAGGCAGTAGAGAGGCTTTCCACCGGGCGCGGGGCTGTGGGCTAGCTCGAGTTCCACAGGGTGGCTCCCGGGACCAGCAGGAGCAGCTCAGAGCCCGGGGACTTCGCTTCCACTCTGGGCTGCAGCAGGGGCACTGATGTGAGACGTGAGAGTGTGGGGGGCGCCCTTAAAAGTTCCTGCCTCCGCGGCTTTCAGAGCCGGGTGGGCACCGGCTTCTGGGCAGCGGGGGACACGCGCGCACAGCGTCCGGGGGTGGGGCCCGCACGCGCGGCACGCTGACAGTGGGCAGGTGGCCCTCCGGCGCTCCCGGGCCCCGAGAGGAGGGGTGCGTGTGCAGGCAGGGCCGAGAGAGCGGGGAGCCTGGCTGTGCTCAGGGACcgagacagagaaagaaggacCCAGGCACGTCGCCGGAGCAACGCCTCGCGTGCAGCAGCCGCGCGCACCTCTGAGACCCACACCCGGCGGGATGCCCGGCCAGACGCGCGCGCAGCCCAGCTGCAGCCCCTCGGGGCCGCGTCCCCGGCCGCCCGCCTGTTCGGCTTACCTTGGTCCGGACTCGTTCGGGCTTCCAGCGCGGCCGCAGCTCCCGGATGAGGCGCAGGGCGCCCGGGAGGATGTCGTCCTGGTCCACCGAAATGCCGAAACACGGGACGGCGGCGGCTCTCGGGGGCCCCGGGGGCGCCCCGCGGCCCGCGCCGGCCGCCGCCTCCATGCCCCATGCGCGCCGCGGGGGTGGCCCCGACCCTCAGGTAGGAGGGCGGGCCGGGCAGCAGGGCCACGGCCGGCCCCTGCAGCCCCGCCCCCGGAGCGCCGCGCGGACGGgggcgcggcgggggcggggccggagcgCGGCGCgggcggggcgcggcgggggcggggccggggtgcggcgagggggcgggggcgcggcgagggggcgggggcgcggcgagggggcgggggcgcggcgaGGGGCGGGGCCGGAGCGCGGcgcgggcgggggcgcgggcgggggcgcgggcggaggcgcgggcgggggcgcgggcgggggcgcgggcg of Capricornis sumatraensis isolate serow.1 chromosome 14, serow.2, whole genome shotgun sequence contains these proteins:
- the ETNK2 gene encoding ethanolamine kinase 2 gives rise to the protein MRDCVLVRVYGERTELLVDRESEVRNFQLLRAHGCAPKLYCTFQNGLCYEYMRGVALGPEHIREPRLFRLIALEMAKIHTIHANGSLPKPTLWHKIHSYFALVKNEINPSLSADVPEVGVLERELAWLKEHLPQLDSPVVFCHNDLLCKNIIYDSSKGHVRFIDYEYAGYNYQAFDIGNHFNEFAGVNEVDYSRYPARETQLQWLRYYLQAQKGAAVAPREVERLYVQVNKFALASHFLWALWALIQSQFSTIDFDFLRYAVIRFNQYFKVKPQVSALEMPK